The DNA window CACGAGGACCTCAAGGGCGGCGTCGCCGACGTCTCCGCCGACCTCCACGATCTGGGCATCGACGGCTTCCGGGATCGGTAGGGAGTTGTCGGCGTGGTGACCTGCTCCAGAGCCCCAGTCGATCAGCTATAAACGACCGTTGCCAAAGACGCGACCGACACCGCCAAAGCTCCAGCCGGGAGGACTCGCGCGCCTCGCTGTGGCTCCCTCCGCTTCGCTTCGGTCGACGCGTCCCTCGCGGGCTGGCTCGCAGACGCGTCGACCGCGCCGCGCGCCAGTTTATATACTACCGCCGTCGCCGTCGCCGGCAGCGCTTGCCTCTCGCTGCGATCCGCTCGTCGGATCGACGGCTGTCCGTCGGTTCGCTGCCGCTCGGACCGGAAACGGGCGATACCGGCCCGCTCGCGCGCGGGCACACAAGTCTCAACGCTTATGAGGGGGCGGTCCAAATCCTCGCACGTTACGGAGACCTATATGAGCGATTGGATAGCGATCGGCGCCTTGGCGGCCGTCGGCCTGCTCATCCCGGTAGGGATGATGACCGTGTCGGCGTTGCTCCGTCCGAGCGTGCCTGAGACCGGCAAAAGTACCACCTACGAGTCCGGCGAGACCCCGACGGGCGGGACGCGGATCCGGTTCAACATCCAGTATTACATGGTCGCGTTGCTGTTCGTCGTCTTCGACATCGAGACCGTGATGCTGTTCCCGTGGGCCGTCATCTACCGCCCCGCGATCGAGGCGGGCGTCCCCATGGCGGACCTGCTGTGGCCGATGTTGACCTTCGTCGGGATCCTCGCGATCGGGCTCGGCTGGGCGTGGCGGACCGGCGCGGTCGAGTGGGCCCGCAGCTCCCGTGCGGCCAGCAGAAAGACGGAGCGTGACATCAACACATGAGCAGCGATCAACCCTTCATCACCGACGAATCGCGCGTGGTAACACAGACCCGCGACAGCCGCATGGAGGGGCAGGGGGACCGCTTCAACTCCCGCCTCCGGGAGGCGTTCGGCTCCTCTCCCTTCATCCTCACCAAGTTCGACAAGTTCCTGAACTGGTGTCGCGGCTCCTCGATGTTCATGCTACAGTTCGGAATCGCCTGCTGTAGCATCGAGATGATGCACACGTACGCGGTGAAACACGACCTCGACCGCTTCGGCAGCGGGGTCCCCCGCGCGTCGCCGCGGCAGGCGGACGTGATGATCGTCCCCGGAACGATCGTCTCGAAGTTCGCCCCGCGGATGAAACGCGTCTACGACCAGATGCCCGAGCCGAAGTTCGTCGTCGGGATGGGGTCGTGTACCATCTCCGGCGGCCCGTTCCAGGAGGGGTACAACGTGATCAAGGGCGCGGAGGAGGTCATCCCGATCGACATCCACGTCCCCGGCTGCCCGCCGCGTCCGGAGGCGCTCGTCTACGGGGTCGTCAAGCTCCAGGAGCGCATCGCGAACGGCGAGGCCGCTCCCGTGACGGTGAAGCCGTACGAGCTCGAGGAGTTCTCCGACCTCGAGAAGGACGAACTCGTCGAGACGCTCGCAGACCAGATCGACGAGGACGAACTCGTCATGCGGTACAACTTCGCCGATTCACCATGAGCCTCGAAGCACCAGACACCACAGAGACGGACGAGGTCCCGGAGCGGACCCCCGACGAGCTGGAGGCCCTGCTCGGCGACCTCGTCATCGACCGCGACGACCACCTGAACGCGCCCGGCTTCGTGATCCGACCGGACGCCGTCCAGGAGACGCTCTCGCGACTCAAACAGCAGGCCGGCTACGACCACCTGTCGCTCGTCACCGCCCAGGAGTACGAGAACCGCTACGAGTCGATCTACCACCTGAAGAAGTTCGACGACCCGACCCAGGAGGTCAGCGTCGTCGTCCCCGCGGACAAGGACCGGCCGGTCTCGGAGTCGGGCGAGGCGGTCTTCCGCACGGCGGACTGGCACGAGCGGGAGGCGTTCGACCTGATCGGGATCGAGTACGACGACCACCCCGACCTCCGGCGGATCCTGCTCCCGGAGACGTGGCAGGGCCACCCGCTGTCGATGGACTACGACAAGGACCGCCCGCAGATCGCCACGCTGCCGGAACACGCCAACCCGCTCGAGGACCACCACCGCGACGCCGAGTCGGACACGATGTTCCTCAACATCGGGCCGCACCACCCGGCCACCCACGGCGTCCTCCACCTGAAGACGATCCTCGACGGCGAGCAGGTGATCGACGTGGAGCCGGACATCGGCTACCTCCACCGGTGTGAAGAGCAGATGGCCCAGTCGGGCACCTACCGCCACCAGATCATGCCGTACCCCGACCGCTGGGACTACATCTCGGCGGGCCTGCTCAACGAGTGGGCGTACGCGCGGGCGGCCGAGGACCTCGCGGACATCGAGGTGCCCGAGTACGCGCAGGTCATCCGCACCATGGGCGCGGAGATGTGTCGGATCGCGGCGCACATGCTCGCGCTCGCGACGTTCGCGCTCGACATCAACGGCGACTTCACGGCGACGT is part of the Halorubrum aethiopicum genome and encodes:
- a CDS encoding NADH-quinone oxidoreductase subunit A, which encodes MSDWIAIGALAAVGLLIPVGMMTVSALLRPSVPETGKSTTYESGETPTGGTRIRFNIQYYMVALLFVVFDIETVMLFPWAVIYRPAIEAGVPMADLLWPMLTFVGILAIGLGWAWRTGAVEWARSSRAASRKTERDINT
- a CDS encoding NADH-quinone oxidoreductase subunit B, whose translation is MSSDQPFITDESRVVTQTRDSRMEGQGDRFNSRLREAFGSSPFILTKFDKFLNWCRGSSMFMLQFGIACCSIEMMHTYAVKHDLDRFGSGVPRASPRQADVMIVPGTIVSKFAPRMKRVYDQMPEPKFVVGMGSCTISGGPFQEGYNVIKGAEEVIPIDIHVPGCPPRPEALVYGVVKLQERIANGEAAPVTVKPYELEEFSDLEKDELVETLADQIDEDELVMRYNFADSP
- a CDS encoding NADH-quinone oxidoreductase subunit D, coding for MSLEAPDTTETDEVPERTPDELEALLGDLVIDRDDHLNAPGFVIRPDAVQETLSRLKQQAGYDHLSLVTAQEYENRYESIYHLKKFDDPTQEVSVVVPADKDRPVSESGEAVFRTADWHEREAFDLIGIEYDDHPDLRRILLPETWQGHPLSMDYDKDRPQIATLPEHANPLEDHHRDAESDTMFLNIGPHHPATHGVLHLKTILDGEQVIDVEPDIGYLHRCEEQMAQSGTYRHQIMPYPDRWDYISAGLLNEWAYARAAEDLADIEVPEYAQVIRTMGAEMCRIAAHMLALATFALDINGDFTATFMYAINDRERVQDLLEDLTGQRLMFNYFRLGGVVWDLPEPRGEFFSKTRDFLDQLPGSVEEYHNLVTENEVFQMRTIDTGVLPPEVAKNYGATGPVLRGSGVDYDLRRDDPYGYYDELDWDVVTEDGCDNYSRLLVRMREVEESAKIIEQCIDLLEDWPEEERNIQANVPRTLRPDDDTEIYRAVEAAKGELGIYMRADGTDKPARFKIRSPCFSNLQTLPEMANGEYIPDVIAALGSLDVVLGEVDR